TGCTCGACATGGCCTGGCAATTGATTCGCGAAGAAGGCACCGATGCCCTGACCCTGGGTTATCTGGCGGAAAAAGCTGGCGTGACCAAACCGGTGGTCTACGACCACTTCACCACCCGCGCCGGTTTACTGGCTGCGCTGTATCAGGATTTCGACAGGCGCCAGACCGCGCTGATGGATGTTGCGCTAGGCAATTGCGAGGCGACGTTGAACGGCACCGCCTCGGTGATCGCCACGGCTTATGTCGACTGCGTGTTGACTCAAGGCAACGAGATTCCGGGGGTGATTGCCGCACTGGCCAGCACGCCGGAACTGGAGAAGATCAAGCGCGAGTACGAGGCGATTTTTCTGGAGAAGTGCCGCAACGTGCTGTCGCCTTTCGCTGACGGGGGCAACATTACCCAGGCAGGATTACGCGCCATGCTCGGCGCC
The sequence above is a segment of the Pseudomonas sp. HS6 genome. Coding sequences within it:
- a CDS encoding TetR/AcrR family transcriptional regulator, whose translation is MSTTEIPEPAQPRRRLSREDRQRQLLDMAWQLIREEGTDALTLGYLAEKAGVTKPVVYDHFTTRAGLLAALYQDFDRRQTALMDVALGNCEATLNGTASVIATAYVDCVLTQGNEIPGVIAALASTPELEKIKREYEAIFLEKCRNVLSPFADGGNITQAGLRAMLGAAEALSQAAATEEISAAQARNELFATIAAMVGRAAASAAKASD